Proteins found in one Oryza glaberrima chromosome 4, OglaRS2, whole genome shotgun sequence genomic segment:
- the LOC127771170 gene encoding uncharacterized protein LOC127771170, with protein sequence MPKKMGVNSKAEAARERRSVAEADRRDRVERGKEEEYWREAEGPKSRAARRREEDAEKRAEAAARKAENRRLAEAEAASASASAPSKTAARKASRVGAPAPKVTEAELARRREDERLRLEREAEAAKKRAARTAEEEEYERVVLVANTNRDDSIIEARSVDEAIARMSLVDSEGALPADKHPERRLKASFKAFEEAELPKLKEEKPGLTLNQYKDMIWKLWKKSPDNPLNQAAE encoded by the exons ATGCCGAAGAAGATGGGCGTCAACTccaaggcggaggcggcccgCGAGCGCCGCTCCGTCGCGGAGGCCGACCGCCGGGACCGCGTCGAGCGCGGCAAGGAGGAGGAGTACTGGCGCGAGGCCGAGGGCCCCAagtcccgcgccgcgcgccgccgggaggaggacgccgagaagcgcgccgaggccgccgcccgcaAGGCCGAGAACCGCCGCCTCGCGGAGGCcgaggccgcctccgcctccgcctccgcgccgtccaAGACGGCCGCCCGCAAGGCCTCCCGCGTCGGCGCCCCGGCGCCCAAGGTCACCGAGGCCgagctcgcgcgccgccgcgaggacgAGCGGCTCCGCCTGGAGCGCGAGGCCGAGGCCGCCAAGAAGCGCGCCGCGCgcaccgccgaggaggaggagtacgaGCGCGTCGTCTTGGTCGCCAACACCAACAGGGACGACTCCATCATCGAGGCGAGGTCGGTCGACGAGGCCATCGCGCGGATGTCGCTGGTTGACTCAGAGGGAGCCTTGCCCGCCGACAAGCACCCTGAGCGTCGCCTGAAGGCATCATTCAAG GCATTTGAAGAAGCAGAACTCCCTAAGTTGAAGGAAGAAAAGCCAGGCCTAACACTGAATCAGTACAAAGACATGATATGGAAGCTATGGAAGAAGTCTCCAGACAACCCTCTTAACCAG GCTGCAGAGTGA
- the LOC127771169 gene encoding uncharacterized protein LOC127771169, which translates to MAAAADVDAEARSILERAAASSFPPLHAIHHLLSVGVCVRCIFRFFGAFSYAAPCLSLTASVLHSFLEEHDDSAKSGSCSCLSKDEAYCSICFGVLLPTCYQDDGVEPLRSVSPIDNVTSIISEAVQREGHQVDEFSLEISLPAVIAANDRAIRLYMKEKYGSANWFDEKIFSQQTMSVKEALRILLVPSVEKQMNVKHGNNSFRIRLTYTHDEGSQKLLRLLPNDRGRKRKTESRDGSSKRGSTDDDKQILSESDAFINKTLEGIQDQDFRSLFQLPPEKVLEPCHLVISCQRSPIYIGGRYLKLSRNVSQSCWIIDDERMGEASVEEIIGENVRAICKGDGYKFHAAGREDIDVRMLGSGRPFLVEVLNVRSIPSATEVQQIADKINDSEKKHVRVRNLKLVGSEIWTMMREGEAEKQKQYAALIWTSRPLTDDDLHNISLIKDMEIVQKTPIRVLHRRSPLERKRIIHWMEIEKISGGSNYYLLHLCTQAGTYIKEFVHGDLGRTHPSVGVMLSCRTEILQLDVTDVKMDFLQ; encoded by the exons ATGGCGGCCGCAGCGGACGTGGATGCGGAGGCGAGGAGCATCCTCGAACGCGCAGCGGCGTCCTCCTTCCCACCGCTCCACGCcatccaccacctcctctccgTCGGG GTCTGTGTGCGGTGCATCTTTCGGTTCTTTGGAGCCTTTAGTTATGCAGCACCATGCCTTTCTCTTACGGCATCAGTTCTGCATTCGTTTCTTGAAGAGCATGACGATTCCGCAAAAAGTGGGTCTTGTTCATGTTTGTCAAAAGATGAGGCGTACTGCTCTATTTGCTTTGGAGTGTTACTGCCCACCTGCTATCAAGATGATGGTGTAGAACCACTCCGTAGTGTTTCTCCTATCGATAATGTTACTTCAATTATATCTGAAGCAGTCCAGAGAGAGGGTCACCAAGTCGATGAGTTCTCCCTAGAAATTTCACTGCCTGCAGTTATAGCAGCTAATGATCGTGCCATTAG GTTATATATGAAAGAGAAATATGGCAGTGCAAATTGGttcgatgaaaaaatattttctcaacAGACAATGTCAGTGAAGGAGGCCTTGAGAATATTGCTAGTACCGTCAGTAGAAAAACAAATG AATGTGAAACATGGTAATAATTCATTTCGAATTCGCTTAACTTATACTCATGATGAAGGTTCACAAAAGCTTCTAAGGCTACTGCCAAATGACCGTGGTCGTAAAAGAAAAACAG AATCAAGAGATGGAAGCAGTAAAAGGGGCTCAACAGATGATGATAAACAAATATTAAGTGAATCAGATGCATTCATCAACAAGACCCTTGAAGGCATTCAAGATCAAGACTTCCGTAGTTTATTTCAATTGCCACCTGAAAAG GTGTTAGAACCCTGCCATCTTGTGATATCTTGCCAACGGTCACCCATATATATTGGTGGAAGATACTTGAAG CTTTCAAGGAATGTCAGCCAGTCATGTTGGATAATTGATGATGAGAGAATGGGGGAAGCATCAGTTGAG GAGATAATTGGGGAGAATGTCCGTGCCATCTGCAAAGGTGATGGCTATAAGTTCCATGCTGCTGGAAGAGAAGATATTGAT GTTCGGATGCTTGGATCTGGTCGTCCATTCTTAGTTGAAGTCTTGAATGTGCGATCTATTCCATCTGCTACTGAAGTTCAACAAATAGCAGATAAGATTAATGACTCTGAAAAGAAACAT GTCAGGGTTAGAAATCTCAAGCTGGTAGGCAGTGAAATATGGACAATGATGCGGGAAGGAGAAGCAGAGAAGCAG AAGCAGTATGCTGCCCTCATATGGACGTCTCGCCCTCTGACGGATGATGACCTACATAATATTTCTCTTATCAAAGATATG GAAATTGTACAAAAGACGCCAATAAGAGTCTTACATCGTAGAAGTCCATTAGAGAGAAAACGGATTATACACTG GATGGAGATTGAAAAAATTTCTGGCGGGTCAAACTATTACCTGTTGCATCTATGCACTCAA GCTGGGACATACATAAAGGAGTTTGTGCACGGAGATCTTGGACGCACACACCCAAg TGTTGGCGTCATGTTAAGCTGCAGAACTGAGATACTGCAACTCGATGTCACTGACGTTAAGATGGACTTCCTGCAGTAA
- the LOC127769915 gene encoding L-ascorbate oxidase homolog: MSSRRSMGALAAVCVCMFVFVSSARAEDPYRFFDWEVTTGNINPLGVQQQGILINGQFPGPEIDCQTNDNLIVNVHNRLSEPFLLSWNGLQHRKNSWQDGVSGTNCPIPPGQNFTYQMQAKDQIGSFFYFPSLAFHKAAGGFGAIRIRSRPLIPVPFDPPAGEYTMLIGDWYKTSHKALQAMLDSRKQLPSPDGILINGKGPNGASFTVEQGKTYRLRVSNVGLQSTLNLRIQDHNMTLVEVEGTHTVQNTYSSLYVHAGQSLSVLFTANRPPGVYQITVSTRFAKRALNSSAVLRYAGSSATISEPPPPAGLADDIDFSLDQARSIRTNLTASGPRPNPQGSYHYGSINVTRTIRLANSAGHVAGKQRYAVNGVSFVEADTPLKLADYYRISDVFRLGGIPDAPPAGAAAAPRSEAAVMDSDYRSFLEIVFENSEDSVQIWHLDGYSLFVVGMDRGVWSEQSRKSYNLVDAVSRCTVQVYPRAWTAVLVALDNVGMWNLRSEDWARRYQGQQFYLRVYTPSHSFRDELPIPSNALRCGRATNASGRSRTLSRY, translated from the exons ATGTCGTCACGGCGAAGCATGGGAGCCCTGGCCGCTGTCTGCGTCTGCATGTTCGTCTTCGTCTCCTCCGCACGGGCAGAAGATCCGTATAGATTTTTCGATTGGGAGGTTACTACTGGGAACATCAATCCTCTCGGCGTCCAGCAGCAG GGTATTCTGATCAATGGGCAATTTCCGGGGCCGGAGATTGACTGCCAGACGAATGATAACTTGATCGTCAACGTGCACAACCGTTTGTCGGAGCCGTTTCTTCTGTCATG GAACGGGCTTCAGCACAGGAAGAACTCGTGGCAGGACGGCGTGTCCGGCACGAACTGCCCGATCCCGCCGGGCCAGAACTTCACCTACCAAATGCAGGCCAAGGACCAGATCGGCAGCTTCTTCTACTTCCCGTCGCTCGCCTTCCACAAGGCCGCCGGCGGCTTTGGCGCCATCCGCATCCGCAGCCGCCCGCTGATCCCCGTCCCCTTCGATCCGCCGGCCGGCGAGTACACCATGCTGATCGGCGACTGGTACAAGACCAGCCACAAG GCTCTGCAAGCCATGCTGGACAGTAGAAAGCAGCTGCCTTCCCCTGATGGCATCCTGATTAACGGCAAAGGTCCAAATGGCGCAAGCTTCACCGTTGAGCAAG ggAAGACGTACAGATTGCGCGTCTCCAACGTCGGCCTGCAGAGCACGCTCAACTTGAGGATCCAAGACCACAACATGACGCTGGTCGAGGTGGAGGGCACGCACACGGTGCAGAACACCTACAGCTCCCTCTACGTCCACGCCGGCCAGTCGCTGTCCGTGCTGTTCACCGCCAACCGCCCGCCCGGCGTCTACCAAATCACCGTCTCCACCCGCTTCGCCAAGCGTGCACTCAACTCGTCCGCCGTCCTGCGCTACGCCGGCTCGAGCGCCACCATctccgagccgccgccaccggctggCCTCGCCGACGACATCGACTTCTCGCTCGACCAGGCTCGCTCCATCAG GACGAACCTGACGGCGAGCGGGCCACGGCCGAACCCGCAGGGCTCGTACCACTACGGCTCGATCAACGTGACACGCACAATCCGGCTCGCCAACTCGGCGGGGCACGTCGCCGGCAAGCAGCGGTACGCCGTGAACGGCGTGTCGTTCGTGGAGGCCGACACGCCGCTCAAGCTGGCCGACTACTACAGGATCAGCGACGTGTTCCGGCTCGGCGGCATCCCGGACGCGCCGcccgcgggcgccgcggcggctccGCGGAGCGAGGCGGCCGTGATGGACTCCGACTACCGGTCATTCCTCGAGATCGTGTTCGAGAACAGCGAGGACAGCGTCCAGATCTGGCACCTCGACGGCTACAGCTTGTTCGTAGTTGG GATGGACAGGGGAGTGTGGAGCGAGCAGAGCAGGAAGAGCTACAACCTCGTCGACGCAGTCTCCCGGTGCACGGTTCAG GTGTACCCGAGGGCGTGGACGGCGGTGTTGGTGGCGCTGGACAATGTGGGGATGTGGAACCTCAGGTCGGAGGACTGGGCGCGCAGGTATCAGGGCCAGCAGTTCTACCTCCGCGTGTACACGCCGTCGCACTCGTTCCGCGACGAGCTCCCCATCCCGAGCAACGCGCTCCGCTGCGGCCGCGCCACCAACGCGAGCGGCAGAAGCCGAACCCTGTCGCGGTACTAG
- the LOC127771953 gene encoding GDSL esterase/lipase At4g16230-like produces the protein MASRRGAFALVAALCLLELARRGLAEEPAVPAMFVFGDSTVDVGNNNFLANCKANCKANYPRYGVDYPFQSPTGRFSNGYNLADQLAQKLGFDKSPPPYLSLPDVTIISQMSKGINFASGGSGLIDSTGWKVCTEVFNMSAQVQSFTSAVQKMGNGTADLISRSLIFINTGSNDLFEYTDFPSNTTRNDTEFLQSLVASYKGHLKDLYGAGARKFSVVSPSLVGCCPSQRAVAHDTNDLDFHGCSRAANGLSRQLYPMLGSMLRGLAADLPGMHYSLGDSVGMAELVLNGTVLPGANFTVLDRPCCGGGVGGCNGTAPLCLDRGSYLFWDNFHPTAAASNVFARELFFDPGAFVHPMNVHELAELRP, from the exons ATGGCCAGCCGCCGCGGAGCATTCGCGCTCGTGGCGGCGCTGTGCTTGCTCGAGCTCGCGCGGCGCGGGCTCGCCGAGGAGCCCGCGGTGCCGGCCATGTTCGTGTTCGGGGACTCCACGGTGGACGTCGGCAACAACAACTTCCTGGCGAACTGCAAGGCCAACTGCAAGGCAAACTACCCGAGGTACGGCGTCGACTACCCGTTCCAGTCGCCGACCGGGCGGTTCAGCAATGGATACAACTTGGCCGACCAGCTCG CTCAAAAACTTGGCTTCGACAAGAGCCCGCCACCGTACCTCTCCCTGCCGGACGTGACCATCATTTCACAGATGAGCAAAGGTATCAACTTCGCGTCAGGAGGATCAGGGCTGATAGATAGCACGGGTTGGAAAGTG TGCACGGAAGTGTTCAACATGAGTGCCCAGGTGCAGAGCTTCACGTCGGCCGTTCAGAAGATGGGGAACGGGACGGCCGATCTCATCTCGAGATCCCTCATCTTCATCAACACCGGCAGCAACGACCTATTCGAGTACACCGACTTCCCGTCGAACACCACCCGCAACGACACCGAATTCTTGCAGAGCCTCGTCGCCTCCTACAAGGGCCACCTCAAG GACCTGTACGGTGCCGGGGCGAGGAAATTCAGCGTGGTGAGCCCGTCGCTGGTGGGGTGCTGCCCGTCGCAGAGGGCGGTCGCGCACGACACGAACGACCTCGACTTCCACGGCTGCTCCCGCGCGGCGAACGGCCTCTCCAGGCAGCTGTACCCGATGCTGGGCTCGATGCTGCGCGGCCTCGCTGCCGACCTGCCCGGCATGCACTACTCCCTCGGCGACTCGGTCGGCATGGCCGAGCTCGTCCTCAACGGCACGGTCCTACCTGGCGCGA ATTTTACGGTGCTGGACAGgccgtgctgcggcggcggcgttggcgggtGCAACGGGACGGCGCCGCTGTGCCTGGATCGGGGGAGTTACCTCTTCTGGGACAACTTCCACCCGACGGCCGCCGCGTCGAACGTCTTCGCGCGCGAGCTCTTCTTCGACCCCGGGGCGTTCGTCCACCCGATGAACGTGCACGAGCTGGCGGAGCTGCGGCCGTAG